A region from the Sphingomonas sp. S2-65 genome encodes:
- a CDS encoding ABCB family ABC transporter ATP-binding protein/permease gives MPPLNQTSAPERPLLGTMKRFLPYLWPRNATELRVRIVVALVLVLISKLVQVYGAPFALQGAIDHMADGSRDALWLVIALVAGYAAARLGAVIFDNLRNAVFEKVGQDASRRLASDVFRHLHQLSLRFHLERRTGAITKVVERGTKSIDTMLYFLLFNIAPTILELGLVLGIFGTRFGMWLVIGTSVMVVVYIAFTRWVTDWRSKLREQMNDLDTGAVAHAVDSLLNFETVKYFNAEAREAQRYDRAMAAYMNAAVTSENSLAWLNIGQAVITNLMLGGGMALIVFGWSSGRFSAGDVVLVSTLLSQLFRPLDMLGWVYRTIRQGVIDMGAMFDLIDTPAEVTDAVDAQPLRVARGHIRFEDVAFGYDPDRQILKGIDLDIPAGATVAVVGPSGAGKSTLARLMYRFYDVTGGRITIDGQDVREVTQQSLRSAIGIVPQDTVLFNDTIGYNIAYGREDATSEDIADAARGAAIAGFIQALPEGFDTRVGERGLKLSGGEKQRVAIARTLVKNPPILILDEATSALDSRTEADIQATLEAIERGRTTIVIAHRLSTVVHADRIVVLESGRIVEQGTHAELMRRGGLYAEMWTRQAREREEGENLAAE, from the coding sequence ATGCCTCCCCTGAATCAAACCTCCGCGCCCGAGCGGCCCTTGCTCGGCACCATGAAGCGTTTCTTGCCCTATCTGTGGCCGCGCAACGCCACCGAATTGCGCGTGCGGATCGTCGTCGCGCTGGTGCTCGTGCTGATCTCCAAACTGGTGCAGGTCTATGGCGCGCCGTTCGCACTTCAGGGCGCGATCGACCATATGGCCGATGGATCGCGTGACGCGCTCTGGCTCGTGATCGCGCTGGTCGCCGGCTATGCCGCGGCGCGGCTGGGCGCAGTCATCTTCGACAATCTTCGCAATGCGGTGTTCGAAAAGGTCGGTCAGGACGCGTCGCGCCGTTTGGCGTCGGACGTGTTCCGCCACCTCCACCAATTGTCTTTGCGCTTCCACCTGGAGCGGCGCACCGGAGCGATCACCAAGGTGGTCGAGCGCGGCACCAAGAGCATCGATACGATGCTGTATTTCCTGCTGTTCAACATCGCCCCGACGATCCTGGAACTTGGGCTGGTGCTAGGCATCTTCGGCACGCGGTTCGGCATGTGGCTGGTTATCGGCACCTCAGTGATGGTGGTCGTCTATATCGCCTTCACCCGCTGGGTGACCGACTGGCGTTCGAAGCTGCGCGAACAGATGAACGACCTGGATACCGGCGCGGTCGCGCACGCGGTCGACTCGCTGCTCAACTTCGAGACGGTGAAATACTTCAACGCCGAAGCGCGCGAGGCGCAGCGCTACGACCGGGCGATGGCGGCGTACATGAACGCGGCGGTGACGTCGGAGAACTCGCTGGCCTGGCTGAACATCGGCCAGGCCGTGATAACCAACCTGATGTTGGGAGGCGGCATGGCGCTGATCGTGTTCGGCTGGAGCTCGGGCCGATTCAGCGCCGGCGACGTCGTGCTGGTATCGACGCTGCTTAGCCAGTTGTTCCGTCCGCTCGACATGCTGGGCTGGGTGTATCGCACGATACGCCAGGGTGTGATCGACATGGGCGCTATGTTCGACCTGATCGATACGCCAGCCGAAGTGACCGATGCTGTGGACGCGCAGCCCCTGCGCGTGGCGCGAGGCCACATTCGCTTCGAAGATGTCGCTTTCGGCTATGATCCCGACCGCCAGATCCTGAAGGGCATCGACCTCGATATCCCGGCGGGTGCGACCGTCGCAGTGGTCGGGCCTTCGGGCGCAGGCAAGTCCACGCTCGCCCGGCTGATGTACCGCTTCTACGATGTCACCGGCGGGCGGATCACGATCGACGGTCAGGATGTGCGCGAGGTGACCCAGCAGTCGCTTCGCTCGGCGATCGGCATCGTTCCGCAGGATACCGTGCTGTTCAACGACACGATCGGCTACAACATCGCCTATGGTCGCGAGGACGCGACATCGGAGGACATCGCCGATGCCGCACGCGGCGCAGCCATTGCAGGGTTCATCCAGGCGCTGCCGGAAGGATTCGACACTCGGGTCGGCGAGCGCGGGCTGAAGCTTTCGGGCGGCGAGAAGCAGCGCGTCGCGATCGCACGCACTTTAGTGAAAAATCCGCCGATCCTGATCCTGGACGAGGCAACCAGTGCGCTCGACAGCCGTACCGAGGCGGATATCCAGGCGACGCTGGAAGCGATCGAGCGCGGACGCACGACCATTGTGATCGCGCACCGGCTTTCCACGGTCGTTCATGCCGACCGGATCGTCGTGCTCGAAAGCGGCCGGATCGTCGAGCAGGGCACCCACGCCGAGCTGATGCGGCGCGGCGGCCTGTATGCCGAAATGTGGACTCGCCAGGCGCGGGAGCGCGAAGAAGGTGAAAACCTGGCCGCCGAATAA
- a CDS encoding phytoene/squalene synthase family protein produces the protein MTPGRDAIVATAGESIGRGSKSFAAASRLFDRATRERAWLLYAWCRACDDLADGQDHGHGMSAVADPAERLAAIRIRTEAALAGQWVGDAAFDALRIVVAETNMPHRFVHDLVDGFALDAEDWRPRSEDDLYRYCYHVAGAVGCMMAVIMGVSPDDDAVLDRACDLGMAFQLSNIARDIEEDDQVGRCYLPVEWLVEMDIPSGQHMKPPFRSRLTVLAQRLAERAQAFEQSARGGTPALSFRSAWAVLAAAGIYGDIARKVAVRGEHAWDHRVTTSSAEKLGWIVRAYGQARARTSLYGNVARPDDLWTRPR, from the coding sequence GTGACCCCGGGCCGCGACGCGATCGTCGCGACCGCGGGGGAGTCGATCGGACGCGGCTCGAAGAGCTTCGCGGCGGCCAGCCGGCTATTCGACCGCGCGACGCGTGAGCGTGCCTGGCTGCTCTATGCGTGGTGCCGGGCGTGCGACGATCTGGCCGACGGGCAGGATCATGGCCATGGCATGAGCGCGGTGGCCGATCCTGCCGAGCGGCTGGCGGCGATCCGCATCCGCACCGAAGCAGCCCTGGCAGGGCAGTGGGTAGGCGACGCGGCGTTCGATGCGTTGCGGATCGTCGTCGCCGAGACGAACATGCCGCACCGCTTCGTCCACGATCTTGTCGACGGGTTCGCACTCGATGCGGAGGACTGGCGACCGCGCAGCGAAGACGACCTCTACCGCTATTGCTATCACGTCGCCGGCGCGGTCGGGTGCATGATGGCGGTAATAATGGGCGTTTCACCTGACGACGACGCGGTACTCGACCGCGCCTGCGACCTGGGCATGGCGTTCCAGCTCTCGAACATCGCCCGCGACATCGAAGAGGACGACCAGGTCGGCCGGTGCTACCTGCCGGTCGAGTGGCTGGTAGAGATGGACATTCCGTCGGGGCAGCACATGAAGCCGCCCTTCCGTTCGCGGCTGACGGTGCTCGCTCAAAGGCTGGCCGAGCGCGCGCAGGCGTTCGAGCAAAGCGCGCGGGGCGGGACTCCCGCCCTCTCCTTCCGGTCGGCCTGGGCCGTGCTCGCCGCCGCCGGTATCTATGGCGACATCGCTCGCAAGGTCGCCGTACGCGGCGAGCATGCCTGGGATCACCGGGTCACGACGTCGTCGGCCGAGAAGCTGGGTTGGATCGTCCGTGCCTATGGACAGGCGCGTGCACGTACGAGCCTCTATGGAAACGTCGCTCGCCCTGACGATCTCTGGACGCGCCCGCGTTGA
- a CDS encoding TIGR00730 family Rossman fold protein — protein sequence MKRVAVYCGSATPADPVYIESARMVGRSLAERGIGVVYGGGKLGLMGAVADSALEAGGKVIGVIPTALVNAEVAHRNLSELHVVDTMHERKARFTELSDGFLTIPGGTGTMDELWEAMSWAQLGYHAKPVALLNVAGFYDGLLEFVAKMGSVGFLRPQHQGILLADDDLDRLLEKMRGFEPTTPIIHMKRDDL from the coding sequence ATGAAGCGCGTCGCGGTTTATTGCGGATCGGCCACCCCGGCCGATCCGGTCTACATCGAGTCCGCACGCATGGTTGGCCGCAGCCTGGCGGAGCGCGGCATCGGCGTCGTGTATGGCGGCGGCAAGCTGGGATTAATGGGCGCCGTGGCCGACAGCGCACTGGAAGCCGGGGGCAAAGTCATCGGGGTGATCCCGACAGCATTGGTCAATGCCGAAGTCGCGCATCGCAACCTGAGCGAGCTCCATGTCGTCGACACGATGCACGAACGGAAGGCGCGCTTTACCGAGCTTTCAGACGGGTTCCTCACCATCCCGGGCGGCACCGGGACGATGGACGAATTGTGGGAGGCAATGAGCTGGGCGCAGCTTGGCTATCATGCCAAGCCGGTCGCGCTGCTCAATGTCGCCGGCTTCTACGACGGTTTGTTGGAATTCGTGGCGAAGATGGGCAGCGTCGGCTTCCTGCGCCCGCAGCACCAGGGCATCCTGCTCGCCGACGATGATCTCGATCGGCTGCTCGAAAAAATGCGCGGCTTCGAACCTACCACGCCGATCATCCACATGAAGCGCGACGACCTGTGA
- a CDS encoding phytoene desaturase, translated as MKRVAIIGAGFGGLALAIRLQSAGVDTVILEARDKPGGRAYYWERDGFTFDGGPTVITAPDALAELWRLSGHDIAEDVTLLPISPFYRLSWPDGTMFDYSNDDAQLAAEIARLNPDDVAGYRKFLRYSEEVYREGYVKLGHVAFLDFSAMVKAAPALMKAQAWRSVYSMVSSYVKNEKLREALSFHTLLVGGNPMATSAIYALIHKLERDGGVWFAKGGTNQLVAGMVRHFERLGGVLRLNDPVAAIDTLGDRVTGVRTEGGFELPVDAVASNAEVVHSYRHLLKDSRSAQRTAARLERKRFSPSLFVVHFGVRGACPEVPHHSILFGPRYKGLLDDIYKHGVLSEDFSLYLHHPTATDSSMAPEGHSTFYALAPVPHLGKFPANWDEVGPVLEERILAEIERRLIPGLRDRIVTKFSYAPPDFERDLRSHLGSGFSLEPVLTQSAWFRVHNRDEAISNLYFVGAGTHPGAGIPGVVGSAKATAALMLEGNR; from the coding sequence ATGAAGCGGGTTGCAATCATTGGCGCAGGGTTTGGCGGGCTTGCGCTCGCGATCCGGCTGCAGTCGGCCGGCGTCGATACCGTCATCCTGGAGGCCCGCGACAAGCCGGGCGGCCGCGCTTATTATTGGGAACGCGACGGCTTCACTTTCGACGGTGGTCCCACCGTGATCACCGCGCCCGATGCGCTGGCCGAGCTGTGGCGCCTGTCCGGGCACGACATCGCCGAAGACGTGACGCTGCTGCCGATTTCCCCCTTCTATCGCCTCTCCTGGCCCGACGGTACGATGTTCGACTATTCGAACGACGATGCGCAGCTGGCGGCGGAGATCGCCCGGCTCAACCCGGACGATGTGGCGGGATACCGCAAGTTCCTGCGCTACTCGGAGGAGGTGTACCGCGAGGGCTATGTAAAGCTGGGCCATGTCGCGTTCCTCGACTTCAGCGCGATGGTGAAGGCGGCGCCGGCACTGATGAAGGCGCAGGCCTGGCGCTCGGTCTATTCGATGGTCTCCAGCTACGTGAAGAACGAGAAGCTGCGCGAGGCGCTGTCGTTCCACACGCTGCTGGTCGGCGGAAATCCGATGGCGACCAGCGCGATCTACGCGCTGATCCACAAGCTGGAGCGTGACGGCGGCGTCTGGTTCGCCAAGGGCGGCACCAACCAGCTCGTCGCGGGCATGGTGCGGCACTTCGAGCGGCTGGGCGGCGTGCTCCGCTTGAACGATCCTGTCGCGGCGATCGACACGCTGGGCGACCGAGTCACCGGCGTACGCACCGAAGGCGGGTTCGAGCTGCCGGTCGATGCGGTAGCCAGCAACGCCGAGGTGGTGCACAGCTACCGGCACCTGCTCAAGGACTCGCGCAGTGCCCAGCGCACCGCGGCGCGGCTGGAGCGCAAGCGCTTCTCGCCATCGCTGTTTGTGGTCCATTTCGGGGTGCGTGGCGCTTGCCCCGAGGTGCCGCATCACTCGATCCTGTTCGGCCCGCGTTACAAGGGGCTGCTCGACGACATCTACAAGCACGGGGTGCTGAGCGAGGATTTCTCGCTGTATCTCCATCACCCGACCGCCACCGATTCCAGCATGGCGCCGGAGGGTCACTCGACCTTCTACGCGCTGGCGCCCGTGCCGCATCTGGGCAAGTTCCCGGCTAACTGGGACGAGGTCGGACCGGTGCTGGAGGAGCGTATTCTCGCCGAAATCGAGCGCCGGCTGATCCCCGGTCTGCGCGATCGCATCGTCACCAAATTCTCTTACGCCCCGCCCGATTTCGAGCGCGACCTGCGCTCCCATCTCGGCTCCGGTTTCAGCCTCGAGCCGGTGCTGACCCAGAGCGCCTGGTTCCGCGTCCACAATCGCGACGAGGCGATCTCGAACCTGTATTTCGTCGGCGCCGGCACGCACCCGGGAGCCGGCATCCCCGGCGTGGTCGGCAGCGCCAAGGCTACGGCGGCACTGATGCTGGAAGGAAATCGATGA
- the crtY gene encoding lycopene beta-cyclase CrtY codes for MSARISCDVAVVGGGLAGGLIALALRRRRPDCDVRVIESSARLGGNHLWSFFASDIDPAHSWLVAPLIGHGWAGYDVAFPGHSRSLRARYYSIESRHFDRVLRRTLPREALLLGREVTTVTPTSVQLAGGGLVEARGVIDCRGAADLSTLELGWQKFLGCELELTEPHAVAHPVVMDATVPQLDGYRFVYTLPFTPTRLFVEDTYYSDTADIDTPALRERIALHAARQGWQVERVVREEAGALPVVMGGDFDAYWRSGGEGVAKAGVRAGLFHPLTSYSLPDAVRTAALIADTASLEGAALHELLHGYARRTWRARGFYRMLSRMLFKAADPEARYKVLERFYRLDAGLIARFYAGQSTVWDRVRVLSGKPPVPIGRAVQALRGRT; via the coding sequence ATGTCGGCAAGGATCAGTTGTGACGTCGCGGTGGTTGGCGGCGGCCTTGCGGGAGGGCTGATCGCGCTGGCGCTCCGCCGCAGGCGACCGGATTGCGACGTGCGGGTGATCGAGAGCTCGGCGCGGCTGGGGGGCAACCATCTCTGGTCGTTCTTCGCCTCCGACATCGATCCCGCGCACAGCTGGCTGGTCGCGCCGCTGATCGGGCATGGCTGGGCCGGCTATGACGTCGCGTTTCCGGGGCATTCGCGGTCGCTGCGGGCGCGCTATTACTCGATCGAGTCGCGCCATTTCGACCGGGTGCTGCGCCGCACCCTGCCGCGCGAGGCACTGCTGCTGGGCCGTGAAGTGACGACGGTGACGCCGACCAGCGTCCAGCTTGCCGGCGGAGGGCTGGTGGAAGCGCGCGGCGTGATCGATTGCCGCGGCGCCGCGGATCTGTCGACGCTCGAGCTCGGCTGGCAGAAGTTCCTCGGCTGCGAATTGGAGCTGACGGAGCCGCACGCGGTGGCGCATCCGGTGGTGATGGATGCGACGGTGCCGCAGCTCGACGGCTACCGCTTCGTCTACACGCTTCCGTTCACGCCGACCCGACTGTTCGTGGAGGATACCTATTACAGCGACACCGCCGATATCGACACTCCCGCGCTGCGCGAGCGCATCGCCCTGCACGCCGCGCGCCAGGGTTGGCAGGTCGAGCGGGTGGTGCGCGAGGAAGCCGGCGCGCTGCCGGTGGTGATGGGCGGCGATTTCGATGCCTATTGGCGCAGCGGCGGCGAGGGTGTGGCCAAGGCTGGCGTCCGCGCCGGGCTGTTCCATCCGCTCACCAGCTATTCGCTGCCCGACGCGGTGCGCACCGCCGCGCTGATCGCCGACACGGCCTCGCTGGAGGGCGCGGCGCTGCACGAGCTCCTGCATGGCTACGCCCGGCGAACGTGGCGCGCGCGCGGTTTCTACCGCATGCTCAGCCGGATGCTGTTCAAGGCCGCCGATCCCGAAGCGCGATACAAGGTGCTCGAACGCTTCTATCGGCTGGACGCAGGCCTCATAGCCCGCTTCTATGCCGGACAGTCGACTGTGTGGGACCGGGTGCGGGTCCTGAGCGGAAAGCCGCCGGTACCGATCGGACGCGCGGTCCAAGCCTTGCGGGGAAGAACATGA
- a CDS encoding S41 family peptidase produces MKSKEERVVKHSRFGALLSAVALLSACGGGGGSGNVAVGGGTGGGGTTGGSPTPTPTAGCTLRDRQNWAFSVLKEWYLFPETLPASLDPSGYATLESYVDALTATARGQNKDRYFTYVTSIAQENAYYSTGSSAGFGFRLSYDTNGGRVFVAESFEGAPALAAGIDRGAEILAVSGQPVSTLLANGGPQAVVNAFGPDTAGTSRVLRIQDSAGARDITVAKADYTLTPVSSRYGVKILDNGGQRVGYVNLRTFIDTADPALRAAFAQFRAQGITNVIVDLRYNGGGLVSIAELMGDLLGANRTSSDVFSFTTFRPEKSSFNDVDYFAPQPQSIAPTRVAFIGTGGTASASELTINGMLPYLRANEALVGGNTYGKPVGQIAVDKTACDDRVRVIAFATENRDHQGAYYDGLASKMDVTCRAADDLSRPMGDPAEASTRVALDFLAGRSCTPILGAAAQLRSLSASSAAREPLMPDRPSTVQREVPGAF; encoded by the coding sequence TTGAAGTCAAAGGAAGAACGCGTGGTCAAGCATAGCCGATTCGGAGCGCTTCTCTCGGCCGTGGCGCTGTTGTCCGCGTGCGGCGGCGGTGGCGGCAGCGGCAATGTCGCGGTGGGCGGCGGCACCGGCGGGGGCGGCACCACCGGCGGCAGCCCCACCCCGACGCCGACCGCGGGCTGCACACTGCGCGACCGCCAGAACTGGGCGTTCTCGGTGCTCAAGGAATGGTATCTGTTCCCCGAAACGCTGCCCGCGAGCCTCGACCCTTCAGGCTATGCGACGCTCGAATCCTATGTCGACGCGCTCACCGCCACCGCGCGCGGGCAGAACAAGGACCGCTACTTCACTTACGTGACCTCGATCGCGCAGGAGAATGCCTATTACAGCACCGGGTCGAGCGCGGGCTTCGGCTTCCGCTTGTCCTATGACACCAATGGCGGGCGCGTGTTCGTGGCGGAAAGCTTCGAGGGCGCACCGGCGCTCGCCGCGGGGATCGATCGCGGCGCCGAGATCCTGGCGGTCTCCGGCCAGCCGGTGTCGACGCTGCTCGCCAATGGCGGGCCACAGGCAGTGGTCAACGCGTTCGGCCCCGACACCGCCGGCACGTCGCGCGTGCTGCGTATCCAGGACAGCGCCGGCGCCCGCGACATAACCGTCGCCAAGGCCGACTACACACTGACGCCGGTATCGAGCCGCTATGGCGTGAAGATCCTCGACAATGGCGGCCAGCGGGTCGGCTATGTCAATCTGCGCACCTTCATCGACACCGCCGACCCCGCGTTGCGCGCGGCCTTTGCCCAGTTCCGTGCGCAGGGCATCACCAATGTGATCGTCGATCTGCGCTACAATGGCGGCGGGCTGGTCTCGATCGCCGAGCTGATGGGCGATCTGCTGGGCGCCAATCGCACCAGCTCGGACGTGTTCAGCTTCACGACCTTCCGCCCCGAGAAATCGAGCTTCAACGACGTCGATTATTTCGCGCCGCAGCCGCAATCGATCGCGCCGACCCGCGTCGCGTTCATCGGCACCGGCGGCACCGCCTCGGCCAGCGAGCTGACGATCAACGGCATGCTGCCCTATCTGCGCGCGAACGAGGCGCTGGTCGGCGGCAACACCTATGGCAAGCCGGTCGGCCAGATCGCAGTCGACAAGACCGCCTGTGACGATCGGGTGCGGGTGATCGCCTTCGCCACCGAAAACCGCGACCACCAGGGCGCTTATTATGACGGGCTCGCCAGCAAGATGGACGTCACCTGCCGCGCCGCCGACGACCTGAGCCGGCCGATGGGCGACCCCGCCGAGGCCTCGACCAGAGTCGCGCTCGACTTCCTCGCCGGGCGCAGCTGCACCCCGATTCTGGGCGCCGCCGCCCAGCTGCGTTCGCTCAGCGCGAGCAGCGCGGCGCGCGAGCCGCTGATGCCTGATCGGCCGAGCACCGTGCAGCGCGAGGTACCGGGCGCGTTCTGA
- a CDS encoding VOC family protein, translating to MPQLAHITLIVRDYDEALAFYVGKLGFTPIEDTLVPEQGKRWVTIRPPHAPENATTLLLARAATPEQHAAIGNQAAGRVFLFLDTDDFDRDFAAYTQAGVRFVRPPAVQPYGKVAVFEDLYGNRWDLIGHSA from the coding sequence GTGCCCCAGCTCGCCCACATCACCCTGATCGTCCGCGACTATGACGAAGCGCTCGCCTTCTACGTCGGCAAGCTCGGCTTCACCCCCATCGAGGACACACTGGTGCCCGAGCAGGGCAAGCGCTGGGTCACCATCCGCCCGCCGCACGCGCCGGAGAACGCCACCACCCTCCTCCTTGCCCGCGCCGCCACGCCCGAACAGCACGCCGCCATCGGCAACCAGGCCGCCGGCCGCGTTTTCCTGTTTCTCGACACCGATGACTTTGATCGCGACTTCGCCGCCTATACGCAAGCCGGCGTCCGCTTCGTGCGACCGCCCGCCGTTCAACCCTATGGCAAGGTCGCGGTGTTCGAGGATCTGTACGGCAATCGCTGGGACCTGATCGGGCATAGCGCCTAG
- a CDS encoding SIR2 family protein, whose translation MDEIEAGRCVVFAGAGVSTETRGAHAFSFYEQIAQLSPATGNETFPALMDLFENRPNGRQKLIEQIKARFDYINGFRDLRQNATRFHRSLSIAPYFRVIITTNWDRYFEDVLHATPFVYDEDLALWEGSKRPLIKIHGSIDNLSTIVASTPDYLECEERLKSGRLGDILRHIFATKTVVFFGYSATDSDFLSVYGAVRESMGRFARAHYLVSPFITDIDLDKLANLAIKPIATDGSHFVEVVAEHMRAKFCYAYEQSYDIISEKLANVTQVHREFVDSYAVADEPHLIFATAYQDGLIHCLQRIVDRRFAGDFADLHHVRRQISLYQDKIEQYQRRRDYWNSSYFVGYQTGLLFFDFVNAGLDPAQDINPELLDLPLFYHPKLDRMDKETYGTEVRGHPEVHKASLKQAARFAKKFEDSDGIVAQHTPFG comes from the coding sequence TTGGACGAGATCGAAGCGGGACGATGTGTCGTCTTTGCTGGCGCGGGGGTCAGTACAGAGACGAGGGGAGCTCACGCGTTTTCTTTTTACGAGCAAATCGCGCAACTGTCTCCCGCTACGGGGAATGAGACCTTTCCGGCGCTAATGGACTTGTTTGAAAACCGTCCTAACGGACGCCAAAAATTGATTGAGCAGATCAAGGCTCGATTCGACTATATTAACGGATTTCGTGATCTCAGACAAAATGCTACAAGATTTCATCGGAGCTTATCGATTGCGCCGTATTTTCGCGTTATCATTACGACTAATTGGGACAGGTATTTTGAAGACGTACTTCATGCCACACCATTCGTCTATGATGAAGACTTGGCGCTGTGGGAGGGGTCTAAAAGACCGTTAATTAAAATCCATGGATCGATTGACAATCTCTCTACCATTGTAGCGTCAACGCCTGATTATCTCGAGTGCGAAGAAAGACTGAAAAGTGGTAGGCTCGGCGACATACTGCGCCACATTTTTGCAACGAAGACGGTAGTATTCTTTGGTTATTCCGCGACGGACAGCGACTTTCTTAGCGTGTATGGCGCCGTACGGGAAAGCATGGGAAGATTTGCCCGGGCCCACTACCTTGTATCACCATTTATAACTGACATCGATTTGGATAAGTTAGCCAACCTAGCGATAAAGCCCATCGCTACCGATGGTTCTCACTTCGTAGAAGTCGTAGCCGAACACATGCGTGCGAAGTTTTGCTATGCTTATGAGCAATCTTATGACATAATTTCTGAGAAATTAGCGAATGTAACTCAGGTTCATCGAGAATTTGTCGATAGCTATGCCGTGGCAGATGAACCTCATCTGATTTTTGCGACGGCTTATCAAGATGGCTTGATACACTGCTTGCAGCGCATAGTAGACAGGCGGTTTGCTGGGGATTTCGCTGATCTACATCACGTCCGACGCCAGATTTCATTGTATCAAGATAAGATAGAACAATATCAGAGGCGAAGAGATTACTGGAACTCATCGTATTTTGTCGGTTACCAGACCGGCCTGCTGTTTTTCGATTTCGTCAACGCGGGCCTTGATCCCGCTCAAGATATCAATCCTGAACTCTTGGATCTTCCACTTTTCTATCATCCCAAGCTCGACCGAATGGATAAGGAGACCTATGGAACTGAGGTTCGTGGGCACCCAGAAGTTCATAAGGCGTCTCTTAAGCAAGCTGCGCGGTTCGCAAAGAAATTCGAGGATTCTGACGGTATCGTTGCTCAGCACACCCCTTTTGGATAA